One Rosettibacter firmus genomic window carries:
- the rpoC gene encoding DNA-directed RNA polymerase subunit beta' produces the protein MRANIQDTKVKTIERLTISLASPDDILDRSHGEVTKPETINYRSFRPEKDGLFCEKIFGPVKDWECACGKYKGIRYKGIVCDRCGVEITLKSVRRERMGHIALAVPVVHIWFFKALPSKIGNIIGMTTKELERIIYYESYVVLNPGPTGLNKKDLISEEQYYEIVQSLPHDNDALDDNDPKKFVAKIGGEAIRELLKNTDIEQTFQELKAQLAVETSQQKRSDILKRLRVLEAFREREGKVQNKPEWMVLSVIPVIPPELRPLVPLEGGRFATSDLNDLYRRVIIRNNRLKRLIEIKAPEVILRNEKRMLQEAVDALFDNSRRASAVRSDGNRPLKSLSDMLKGKQGRFRQNLLGKRVDYSGRSVIVVGPELKLHECGLPKDMAVELFKPFIIRKLIERGHYKTVKSARKAVDRKEPIIWEILEKLIDGHPVLLNRAPTLHRLGIQAFQPKLIDSKAIQLHPMVCTAFNADFDGDQMAVHVPLSYEAQLEATILMLSSHNILSPQNGMPIVIPTQDIVLGCYYLTKVRPGAKGEGKIFSSMEEVIIAYNSKAVDLHARIKVKYEDKFLETTVGRVIFNQIVPKEMGFINELLVKKTFSGLIYKMFMKLGNVVTAKFLDDVKELGFRYATAAGISISFSDMIVPDEKEKLIEEANKKVNSILNEHEQGLITDAERYNKIIDVWTFTTNNVAKSLMERLKNDQNGFNSLHMMVDSGARGSQEQVRQLAGMRGLMQKPQKSLTGQSGEIIENPIVANFKEGLSVLEYFISTHGARKGLADTALKTADAGYLTRRLCDVAQDVIVTEVDCGTIRGVYVTALKDVELEREPLAERIIGRVAQEDVYDPRTDELIVEAGQLITEEIAEKIDEANIDQVYIRTVLTCEAKHGVCAKCYGRNLTTGQLVEVGEAVGIIAAQSIGEPGTQLTLRTFHFGGTSSRIASQSQVETNVAGTVKFDRISYVEKNDAFGKVKVVIGRRGSIGIFDDDDRQIKKYEIPYGAELLVEDGQKVVKGQALYNHDPYNSVIVSDIGGKVSFIDLVDNVTYQQVADEQTGHVQKVVIESKDKNLTPSILVKDDNGNEKIFNIPTRAYLSVEEGDVIQPGTVLAKISKATAKTRDITGGLPRVTELFEARSPHDPAIVSEIEGIVKFGPRKKGARDIIIESLDGSVQKVYSIPYGKHILVQEGDEIPAGEKITDGPINPHDILRIKGPNAVQEYLVNEIQDVYRLQGVKINDKHIEVIVRQMLQKLRIISSGDTNFIEEDLVDRNKLIEENERIKNMVYIIDPGQSKFKAGQLIPRSKYREINADLTRKGKKPMKVRDAEPATFDNILLGITQAALSTESFISAASFQETTKVLTNAATEARTDYLIGLKENVVMGHLIPAGTGLKKYKNIILTSEEAVSQQVTSQEGVEEKEST, from the coding sequence ATGCGAGCTAATATTCAAGATACAAAAGTTAAGACAATTGAGAGGTTAACTATCAGTCTTGCAAGTCCCGATGATATTCTTGATAGGTCCCATGGAGAAGTAACAAAACCAGAAACTATTAACTATCGGTCGTTTAGACCAGAAAAAGATGGATTATTTTGTGAAAAGATATTTGGACCTGTAAAAGATTGGGAATGTGCTTGCGGAAAATATAAAGGAATTCGCTATAAAGGAATAGTTTGCGATCGATGTGGTGTCGAAATAACTTTGAAAAGTGTTAGAAGAGAAAGAATGGGTCATATTGCTCTTGCTGTTCCTGTTGTTCATATCTGGTTCTTTAAAGCATTGCCATCAAAAATTGGCAATATAATTGGAATGACAACAAAAGAACTCGAGAGAATAATCTATTATGAATCTTACGTTGTTTTAAATCCAGGTCCTACTGGTTTGAATAAAAAAGATTTGATTTCAGAAGAGCAATATTATGAAATTGTTCAATCACTACCACATGATAATGATGCTCTTGATGATAATGATCCTAAAAAATTTGTAGCAAAAATTGGTGGCGAAGCAATTAGAGAATTACTCAAAAATACTGATATAGAACAAACATTTCAGGAATTAAAAGCACAATTAGCAGTAGAAACTTCTCAACAAAAGAGAAGTGATATTCTAAAAAGATTACGTGTTTTAGAAGCATTCAGAGAACGAGAAGGAAAAGTTCAGAATAAACCAGAATGGATGGTTTTAAGTGTTATACCAGTAATTCCTCCAGAACTAAGACCACTTGTTCCTCTCGAAGGAGGAAGATTTGCAACAAGCGACCTGAATGATTTATATAGAAGAGTTATAATAAGAAATAATAGATTAAAAAGATTAATTGAAATTAAAGCTCCAGAAGTAATTCTTAGAAACGAAAAGAGAATGCTTCAGGAAGCAGTAGATGCACTCTTTGATAATTCACGACGAGCAAGCGCAGTTCGAAGTGATGGAAATCGTCCTCTGAAATCCTTAAGTGATATGCTTAAAGGTAAACAGGGTCGATTCCGTCAAAATTTATTGGGTAAACGTGTTGATTATTCAGGACGTTCTGTAATTGTAGTTGGTCCTGAACTTAAGCTGCATGAATGTGGCTTACCAAAAGATATGGCTGTTGAATTATTCAAACCATTTATCATTAGAAAATTAATTGAAAGAGGACATTATAAAACAGTTAAAAGTGCTCGTAAAGCAGTTGATAGAAAAGAACCTATAATCTGGGAAATTTTAGAAAAATTAATCGATGGACATCCTGTTCTCTTGAACCGAGCTCCTACATTGCATAGACTTGGTATTCAGGCATTTCAACCAAAACTAATTGATAGTAAAGCAATACAACTTCATCCAATGGTTTGTACTGCATTTAATGCAGATTTTGATGGCGACCAGATGGCTGTGCATGTACCTCTTTCATACGAAGCACAACTCGAAGCTACTATTTTAATGTTAAGTTCACATAATATTCTTTCACCACAAAATGGAATGCCTATTGTTATTCCAACTCAGGATATAGTTTTAGGTTGCTACTATTTAACAAAAGTACGTCCTGGTGCTAAAGGTGAAGGAAAAATATTTAGCAGCATGGAAGAAGTAATAATTGCTTATAATTCAAAAGCTGTTGATTTGCATGCAAGAATCAAAGTCAAATATGAAGATAAATTTTTAGAAACTACTGTTGGTAGAGTAATTTTTAATCAAATAGTTCCCAAAGAAATGGGATTCATTAATGAACTTCTTGTTAAGAAAACTTTTAGTGGTTTGATCTACAAGATGTTCATGAAGCTTGGTAATGTTGTTACTGCAAAGTTTCTTGACGATGTAAAAGAACTTGGTTTTAGATATGCAACTGCAGCTGGAATTTCAATTAGCTTTAGCGATATGATTGTTCCAGATGAAAAAGAAAAATTAATTGAAGAAGCTAATAAAAAAGTTAATAGTATATTAAATGAACATGAACAAGGATTAATAACAGACGCAGAAAGATATAATAAAATAATCGACGTATGGACATTTACAACAAATAATGTAGCTAAATCTTTAATGGAAAGATTGAAGAATGATCAGAATGGATTTAATTCACTCCATATGATGGTTGACTCTGGTGCTAGAGGTTCTCAAGAACAGGTACGACAACTTGCTGGTATGCGTGGACTTATGCAAAAACCTCAAAAGAGTTTAACTGGTCAATCAGGCGAAATTATTGAAAACCCAATAGTAGCTAATTTCAAAGAAGGTTTATCAGTTCTTGAATATTTTATTTCAACACACGGTGCACGTAAAGGACTTGCAGATACAGCACTTAAAACTGCAGACGCAGGTTACTTAACAAGAAGACTTTGTGATGTAGCTCAAGATGTTATAGTTACCGAAGTTGACTGTGGTACAATTCGTGGTGTTTATGTTACTGCATTGAAAGATGTTGAATTAGAAAGAGAACCACTTGCAGAAAGAATAATTGGTCGTGTTGCCCAGGAAGATGTATACGACCCAAGAACAGATGAATTAATTGTAGAAGCTGGACAATTAATTACAGAAGAAATTGCAGAAAAAATTGACGAAGCAAATATTGATCAGGTTTATATTAGAACAGTTTTAACATGCGAAGCTAAACATGGTGTTTGTGCAAAATGCTATGGACGAAATTTAACAACAGGACAGCTTGTTGAAGTAGGTGAGGCTGTTGGTATTATAGCAGCACAATCTATAGGTGAACCAGGTACGCAATTAACATTAAGAACTTTCCACTTTGGTGGAACATCTTCTCGTATTGCAAGTCAATCACAGGTTGAAACTAATGTTGCTGGTACAGTTAAATTTGATAGAATTTCTTATGTTGAAAAAAATGATGCTTTCGGAAAAGTAAAAGTTGTAATTGGTAGAAGAGGCTCAATTGGAATTTTTGATGATGACGATAGACAGATTAAAAAATATGAAATACCATATGGTGCAGAACTATTGGTAGAAGATGGACAAAAAGTAGTAAAAGGTCAGGCTTTATATAATCACGATCCATATAACTCTGTAATAGTTTCAGACATTGGTGGTAAAGTTAGTTTCATAGATCTTGTAGATAATGTTACATATCAACAGGTTGCTGATGAACAAACTGGTCACGTTCAAAAAGTAGTTATTGAATCAAAAGACAAAAATCTAACTCCAAGTATTTTAGTTAAAGATGATAATGGAAATGAAAAGATATTTAATATACCTACAAGAGCATATCTCTCTGTTGAAGAAGGAGATGTAATACAACCCGGTACAGTATTAGCAAAAATTTCTAAAGCAACTGCTAAGACACGTGACATTACTGGTGGATTACCAAGAGTTACAGAATTATTCGAAGCCAGAAGTCCTCACGATCCAGCAATAGTTTCTGAAATAGAAGGTATAGTAAAATTTGGTCCTCGTAAAAAAGGTGCTCGTGATATAATTATTGAATCATTAGATGGATCAGTACAAAAAGTATATTCTATTCCTTATGGTAAACATATATTAGTTCAAGAAGGAGATGAAATACCTGCTGGAGAAAAAATTACTGATGGACCAATTAATCCTCATGATATACTCAGAATAAAAGGTCCAAATGCAGTACAGGAATATCTTGTAAATGAAATTCAAGATGTTTATCGTTTGCAGGGTGTTAAGATTAATGATAAACACATTGAAGTAATTGTTCGACAGATGTTACAAAAATTAAGAATAATTTCTTCAGGTGATACTAATTTTATTGAAGAAGATTTAGTTGATAGAAATAAATTAATAGAAGAAAATGAACGCATTAAAAATATGGTCTATATTATTGATCCGGGTCAATCTAAATTTAAGGCTGGACAATTAATACCTCGTTCAAAATATAGAGAAATTAATGCTGATCTAACCAGAAAAGGTAAAAAACCAATGAAAGTTAGAGATGCTGAACCTGCAACTTTTGATAATATATTACTGGGTATTACACAGGCTGCATTATCAACAGAAAGCTTTATCTCTGCTGCATCATTCCAGGAAACTACAAAAGTACTTACTAACGCAGCAACCGAAGCTAGAACCGATTACTTAATTGGACTGAAAGAAAATGTAGTTATGGGTCATCTAATACCTGCTGGTACTGGATTGAAAAAATATAAAAATATAATATTGACATCCGAAGAAGCAGTTTCACAACAGGTTACTTCACAAGAAGGAGTTGAAGAAAAAGAGTCAACTTAA
- the rpsL gene encoding 30S ribosomal protein S12: MPTINQLVRKGREVVKAKNKAPALEGNPQKRGVCTRVYTTTPKKPNSALRKVARVRLTNGIEVTAYIPGEGHNLQEHSIVLIRGGRVKDLPGVRYHIIRGTLDASGVEDRKQGRSKYGTKKPKAK, from the coding sequence GTGCCAACAATAAACCAGTTGGTCAGAAAAGGTAGAGAAGTAGTAAAAGCAAAAAATAAAGCACCAGCTCTTGAAGGAAATCCTCAAAAACGTGGTGTTTGTACTAGAGTATATACTACTACTCCTAAAAAGCCAAACTCAGCACTTAGAAAAGTTGCAAGAGTAAGATTAACAAATGGTATAGAAGTTACGGCTTATATACCAGGAGAAGGTCATAACTTGCAAGAACATTCTATCGTTCTTATTAGAGGTGGTAGAGTTAAAGATTTACCGGGTGTTCGTTATCATATTATTAGAGGAACTCTTGACGCAAGTGGTGTTGAGGATAGAAAACAAGGCAGATCTAAATACGGAACTAAAAAACCAAAAGCAAAATAA
- the rpsG gene encoding 30S ribosomal protein S7, producing the protein MRKKRAEKRFIKPDPKYNDVLVAKFINYIMWDGKKTIARKIVYESFDIIEQRTKKPALEIFKKAVQNVSPMVEVRSRRVGGATYQVPMEVRPERRIALALRWLRNYARERKDKSMALKLAAELIAAANNEGNAVKKKEDTHRMAEANKAFAHFKW; encoded by the coding sequence ATGAGAAAGAAAAGAGCAGAAAAAAGATTTATAAAGCCGGATCCAAAGTACAACGATGTTTTAGTTGCAAAGTTTATTAATTATATAATGTGGGATGGGAAAAAAACAATAGCAAGAAAAATTGTTTATGAAAGCTTTGATATAATTGAACAAAGAACAAAAAAACCGGCTCTTGAAATATTTAAAAAAGCAGTTCAAAACGTATCTCCAATGGTTGAAGTTCGAAGTCGTAGAGTTGGTGGTGCAACTTATCAGGTACCAATGGAAGTTCGTCCAGAAAGAAGAATTGCTTTAGCATTAAGATGGCTGAGAAATTATGCTAGAGAACGAAAAGATAAATCTATGGCTCTTAAATTGGCAGCTGAATTAATTGCTGCTGCAAACAACGAAGGAAATGCAGTTAAGAAAAAAGAAGATACACATAGAATGGCAGAAGCTAATAAAGCATTCGCTCATTTTAAGTGGTAA
- the fusA gene encoding elongation factor G — protein sequence MTNRVEISKVRNIGIMAHIDAGKTTTTERILYYTGKVHRMGEVHNGAATMDWMEQEKERGITITSAATTTMWKGHQINIIDTPGHVDFTVEVERSLRVLDGAIALFCAVGGVEPQSETVWRQADKYGVPRIAFVNKMDRIGADFYNAVQMMKDRLGANAVPITLPVGDGDLFSGIIDLMTMKARMYHEETLGTTYEDVEIPADLKPLAQKYRTQMLEAVSEIDDTLLEKYIEGKEISVEEIKKVLREATIQLKIVPVLCGSSFKNKGVQMLLDAVVDFLPSPVDLGNLVAHHVHKKDHVERKIDPKEKFTALAFKIMTDPYVGKLTFIRVYSGTLKAGSYVYNSVADRKERVGRVLQMHANHREDMEEIRAGDIAALVGLKYTRTGDTLCTEDDPIILERMAFPEPVIQIAIEPKTKADQDRLSDALAKLSDEDPTFRVQVDEETGQTLISGMGELHLEILVDRMKREFKVEANVGKPQVAYRETITKTVQAEGKFIKQTGGRGKYGHVWLELSPNEPGKGFEFENAIVGGVVPKEYINPIINGIQEAMRNGVLAGYPVVDVKVKLFDGSYHEVDSDEISFKVAASIAFKQGALKADPILLEPIMNVEVITPEEYLGEVMGDLNSRRGKIEGFTMRKDAQVIKAQVPLAQMFGYATILRSMTQGRAIFTMQFSHYARVPDSIAEEITEKSQLKKSSVENY from the coding sequence ATGACAAATCGAGTTGAAATAAGTAAAGTAAGAAATATTGGTATAATGGCTCATATCGATGCTGGTAAGACTACTACTACAGAGCGTATTTTGTATTATACTGGTAAAGTGCATCGAATGGGCGAAGTACATAATGGTGCTGCTACGATGGACTGGATGGAGCAGGAAAAAGAAAGAGGTATTACTATTACAAGTGCTGCTACAACTACAATGTGGAAAGGTCATCAAATTAATATTATAGATACACCTGGTCATGTTGATTTTACTGTAGAAGTTGAACGTTCATTGAGAGTTTTGGATGGTGCTATTGCACTATTTTGTGCAGTAGGAGGCGTAGAACCACAATCCGAAACAGTTTGGAGACAGGCAGATAAGTATGGAGTTCCAAGAATTGCTTTCGTTAATAAAATGGATAGAATAGGAGCAGATTTCTATAATGCTGTGCAGATGATGAAAGATAGACTTGGTGCAAATGCTGTCCCTATAACATTGCCAGTTGGAGATGGTGATTTATTTAGTGGTATTATTGATTTAATGACAATGAAAGCACGAATGTATCACGAAGAAACTCTCGGAACAACATACGAAGATGTTGAAATTCCTGCTGACCTTAAACCATTGGCACAAAAATATAGAACACAAATGTTAGAAGCTGTTTCGGAAATTGACGATACACTTCTTGAAAAATACATTGAAGGCAAAGAAATTTCAGTTGAAGAAATTAAAAAAGTTTTAAGAGAGGCTACAATTCAATTAAAAATTGTTCCTGTATTATGTGGTTCTTCTTTTAAAAATAAAGGCGTTCAGATGTTGCTTGATGCGGTTGTTGATTTCTTGCCTTCACCAGTTGACCTTGGAAATCTCGTTGCTCATCATGTTCATAAAAAAGATCATGTTGAAAGAAAAATAGATCCTAAAGAAAAATTTACAGCTTTAGCTTTTAAGATAATGACTGACCCATACGTTGGTAAATTAACTTTTATTCGTGTTTATTCTGGTACACTGAAAGCTGGATCTTATGTTTATAATTCTGTTGCGGATAGAAAAGAAAGAGTTGGTAGAGTTCTTCAAATGCATGCTAATCATAGAGAAGATATGGAAGAAATTAGAGCTGGTGATATTGCTGCACTTGTTGGTTTGAAATATACCAGAACTGGTGATACTTTGTGTACTGAAGATGATCCAATAATACTTGAAAGAATGGCATTCCCTGAACCAGTTATTCAAATAGCTATTGAACCAAAAACAAAAGCTGATCAAGATAGATTATCGGATGCACTTGCTAAATTATCGGATGAAGATCCAACATTTAGAGTTCAAGTTGATGAGGAAACAGGTCAAACACTTATTAGTGGAATGGGTGAGTTACATCTTGAAATATTAGTAGATCGAATGAAGAGAGAATTTAAGGTAGAAGCAAATGTTGGTAAACCACAAGTAGCATATAGAGAAACCATAACAAAAACAGTTCAAGCAGAAGGTAAATTTATAAAACAAACTGGTGGTCGTGGTAAATATGGTCATGTTTGGCTTGAGCTTTCGCCAAATGAACCAGGTAAAGGATTTGAATTTGAAAATGCAATTGTAGGTGGAGTTGTCCCAAAAGAATATATTAATCCTATTATTAATGGAATCCAGGAAGCAATGAGAAACGGTGTTTTAGCTGGATATCCTGTAGTTGATGTGAAGGTTAAATTGTTCGATGGTTCTTATCACGAAGTTGATTCGGATGAAATTTCATTTAAAGTTGCTGCTTCAATTGCATTTAAACAGGGAGCACTAAAAGCTGATCCTATTTTGCTTGAACCTATTATGAATGTAGAAGTAATTACTCCCGAAGAGTATTTAGGCGAAGTGATGGGTGATTTAAATTCTCGAAGAGGTAAGATCGAAGGATTTACTATGAGAAAAGATGCTCAGGTAATAAAAGCTCAGGTACCTCTGGCTCAAATGTTTGGTTATGCTACAATTTTAAGATCTATGACACAGGGACGTGCAATTTTTACGATGCAATTCTCGCATTATGCAAGAGTACCTGATTCTATTGCTGAAGAAATTACTGAAAAATCTCAATTGAAAAAATCATCAGTAGAAAATTATTAA
- the tuf gene encoding elongation factor Tu: MAKEKFDRSKPHVNIGTIGHVDHGKTTLTAAITMALAQKGLSQVRTFDSIDNAPEERERGITIATAHVEYSTEKRHYAHVDCPGHADYVKNMITGAAQMDGAILVVAATDGPMPQTREHILLARQVGVPRIVVFLNKVDMVDDPELIDLVEMEIRELLSKYEFPGNEIPIIRGSALKAMEAGMSGAPITDERYKCIWELMDAVDSYIPIPERSIDKPFLMPVEDVFSITGRGTVATGRVERGTIKLNEEVELIGLGQHKKTVVTGIEMFRKELDAAIAGDNAGLLLRGIDKKEIERGMVLAKPGSITPHRIFEGEVYILSKEEGGRHTPFFSGYRPQFYFRTTDVTGVATLPEGTEMVMPGDNVRLKVELISEIAMEEGLRFAIREGGRTVGAGVVTKIIQ, from the coding sequence ATGGCAAAAGAAAAATTTGATCGTAGTAAACCTCATGTTAATATTGGTACTATAGGACACGTAGACCATGGTAAGACTACCCTTACTGCTGCCATCACCATGGCATTAGCTCAAAAAGGATTATCACAGGTTAGAACTTTCGATAGCATTGATAATGCACCAGAAGAAAGAGAAAGAGGTATTACAATTGCAACTGCACACGTAGAATATTCTACAGAAAAACGTCATTATGCTCACGTTGACTGCCCTGGACACGCAGATTATGTTAAAAACATGATTACAGGGGCAGCTCAAATGGATGGTGCAATTTTAGTTGTTGCTGCAACCGATGGTCCAATGCCTCAAACAAGAGAACATATTCTACTTGCTCGTCAAGTAGGTGTACCAAGAATTGTAGTATTTTTAAATAAAGTTGATATGGTTGACGATCCTGAATTAATAGATTTAGTTGAAATGGAAATCAGAGAATTATTATCTAAGTATGAATTCCCTGGTAACGAAATTCCTATTATTCGTGGTTCTGCTTTGAAAGCTATGGAAGCTGGTATGTCTGGTGCTCCTATTACAGATGAAAGATATAAATGTATCTGGGAATTAATGGATGCAGTAGATAGCTATATTCCAATTCCAGAAAGAAGTATTGATAAACCATTCTTAATGCCTGTTGAAGATGTTTTCTCAATTACAGGTCGTGGTACAGTTGCAACGGGTAGAGTTGAAAGAGGAACCATAAAATTAAATGAAGAAGTAGAATTAATTGGTCTTGGACAACATAAAAAGACAGTTGTTACAGGCATAGAAATGTTCCGTAAAGAATTAGATGCTGCTATAGCAGGTGATAATGCAGGATTGCTTTTGAGAGGTATTGATAAAAAAGAAATTGAAAGAGGAATGGTATTAGCAAAACCAGGTTCAATAACTCCTCATAGAATTTTTGAAGGTGAAGTTTATATATTGTCGAAAGAAGAAGGTGGTCGCCATACACCATTCTTTAGTGGTTATCGTCCACAATTCTATTTCAGAACTACTGATGTTACTGGCGTTGCAACATTACCAGAAGGAACAGAAATGGTTATGCCAGGTGATAATGTCAGATTGAAAGTTGAATTGATTTCTGAAATTGCTATGGAAGAAGGATTGCGTTTTGCTATCCGTGAAGGTGGTAGAACTGTTGGTGCAGGTGTTGTAACAAAAATTATTCAATAA
- the rpsJ gene encoding 30S ribosomal protein S10 — MPGQKIRIKLKSYDHILIDKSTEKIIKTVKSTGAVVSGPIPLPTKRTVFTVLRSPHVDKKSREQFEIRAHKRIIDIHNSNNKTVDALSKLEIPAGVDIEIKL; from the coding sequence GTGCCCGGTCAAAAAATTAGAATTAAGTTGAAATCATACGATCATATTTTGATTGATAAATCAACAGAAAAAATTATTAAAACTGTGAAAAGTACAGGTGCGGTTGTTTCGGGACCGATTCCTTTGCCAACAAAGAGAACGGTCTTTACTGTTTTAAGATCGCCGCACGTAGATAAAAAATCGCGTGAACAATTTGAGATTAGGGCTCATAAAAGAATTATTGATATTCATAATTCTAATAATAAAACTGTTGATGCGCTGAGCAAATTAGAAATACCGGCCGGCGTAGATATTGAGATAAAGTTATAG
- the rplC gene encoding 50S ribosomal protein L3, whose protein sequence is MPGLLAKKIGMTNIFAEDGKVIPVTILEAGPCKVYAIKTKEKDGYESLQLGFGERKEKHVNKPQLAVYQKLGLKPPRVLKEFKNFDISNYKIGDEIKVDIFQVGDKVKVSGKSKGKGFQGVVKRHGFGGVGSTTHGQSDRVRAPGSIGASSFPSRVFKGQRMAGRMGFENVTIRNLEVVKVIPEKNIIMVKGAVPGSVNSIVAINK, encoded by the coding sequence ATGCCAGGATTGTTAGCAAAAAAAATAGGTATGACAAATATTTTTGCCGAAGATGGCAAAGTGATTCCTGTAACCATCTTAGAAGCAGGTCCATGTAAAGTGTATGCAATTAAAACAAAAGAAAAAGATGGTTATGAATCACTTCAATTGGGTTTCGGCGAAAGAAAAGAAAAACATGTTAATAAACCTCAATTGGCTGTATATCAAAAACTTGGCTTAAAACCACCAAGAGTATTAAAAGAATTCAAAAACTTCGACATTTCGAATTATAAGATAGGTGATGAAATAAAAGTAGATATTTTCCAGGTTGGCGATAAAGTGAAAGTCTCTGGCAAAAGTAAGGGGAAAGGATTTCAGGGAGTTGTTAAACGTCATGGATTTGGTGGTGTTGGTTCTACTACTCATGGTCAAAGTGATAGAGTAAGAGCGCCTGGTTCGATTGGAGCTAGCTCTTTTCCATCAAGAGTTTTTAAAGGCCAGAGAATGGCTGGTAGAATGGGTTTTGAAAATGTAACAATTAGAAACTTGGAAGTTGTGAAAGTAATCCCAGAAAAAAATATTATTATGGTAAAAGGAGCTGTCCCAGGCTCGGTTAATTCAATAGTTGCAATCAATAAATAA
- the rplD gene encoding 50S ribosomal protein L4 — protein sequence MKLDVYKIDGTKTGEQVELSKDIFEIEPNDHALYLAVKAYLANQRQGTHKTKERSEVRGGGKKPWRQKGRGGARAGSIRSPLWVGGGTVFGPKPRDYRQKLNKKVNALARKSALSYKAKNNQIFVVEDFNFEKPKTKDFVNILKALNLDGKKVLLLTNGTQENVYKSGRNIEKVNILEANKASAYELLNNQVLVLQKSAVKLLESTFN from the coding sequence ATGAAATTAGATGTTTATAAAATAGACGGAACAAAAACAGGTGAACAGGTCGAACTTTCAAAAGATATTTTTGAAATAGAACCTAACGACCATGCTCTCTATCTTGCTGTGAAAGCTTATTTGGCTAATCAGAGACAGGGTACTCACAAGACTAAAGAACGTAGTGAAGTAAGAGGTGGAGGAAAAAAACCCTGGCGTCAAAAAGGTAGAGGTGGTGCAAGAGCTGGTTCTATAAGATCTCCTCTGTGGGTTGGTGGTGGAACTGTTTTTGGACCAAAACCAAGAGATTATCGTCAAAAGTTAAATAAAAAAGTTAATGCACTGGCAAGAAAATCTGCTCTATCATACAAGGCAAAAAATAATCAGATTTTTGTAGTAGAAGATTTTAACTTCGAAAAACCAAAAACTAAAGATTTTGTTAATATTCTTAAAGCATTGAATCTGGATGGCAAAAAAGTTTTGTTACTAACAAATGGAACTCAAGAGAATGTTTATAAATCAGGTAGAAATATTGAAAAAGTAAATATTCTCGAAGCTAATAAAGCTTCGGCTTATGAATTATTAAATAATCAAGTTTTGGTATTACAAAAAAGTGCAGTCAAACTTTTAGAAAGTACATTTAATTAA
- the rplW gene encoding 50S ribosomal protein L23, whose translation MKTILIRPLITEKMTKISEKHPNKYGFIVDINANKIEIAKAIKEKFNVDVVSVNTIRYKGKTKTQFTRKGRFTGKTPRFKKAIVTIKEGQTIDIFGQV comes from the coding sequence ATGAAAACTATATTGATTCGACCTCTGATAACAGAGAAAATGACAAAAATTAGCGAGAAGCATCCAAATAAATATGGATTTATTGTTGATATTAATGCTAATAAAATTGAAATAGCAAAAGCAATCAAAGAAAAATTTAACGTTGATGTTGTCTCTGTTAATACAATTAGATATAAAGGGAAAACGAAAACTCAATTTACTAGAAAAGGTCGTTTTACTGGAAAAACACCGAGATTTAAAAAAGCAATCGTAACAATTAAAGAAGGTCAAACAATAGATATTTTTGGTCAAGTATAA